The following proteins come from a genomic window of Sphaerisporangium rubeum:
- a CDS encoding allantoate amidohydrolase gives MTATLQARFEAVWAELAAIGDGGAAGYHRFAWTAVDLELREWFTRQAAARGMRCERDRNGNLWAWWGEPGPGAVVTGSHLDSVPGGGAYDGPLGVVSAFLAIDELRERGVTPARPVAVVDFADEEGARFGVACVGSRLLTGLLAPGDARALRDAGGVTLAGAMRAAGADPGVIGRDEEALARIGVFVELHVEQGRGLVDLGVPVGVAAAIWPHGRWRFTFHGSADHAGTTRLADRRDPMPPFAATVLAARGTAERLGGLATFGKVAVTPNGTNAIASRVDAWLDARAPDEDTVRGVVAEVTRAAEHASAGHEVRVEVVAESYTPVVEFDTSLRDHLAGLLGGVPALPTGAGHDAGILSAHVPTAMLFVRNPTGTSHSPAEHATVADCVAGVTALAAVIEDLAAAEDGGDSERRENPVHRG, from the coding sequence GTGACGGCGACGCTCCAGGCACGGTTCGAGGCGGTCTGGGCCGAGCTGGCGGCGATCGGGGACGGCGGTGCCGCCGGGTACCACCGGTTCGCCTGGACGGCGGTCGATCTGGAGCTGCGGGAATGGTTCACCCGGCAGGCCGCCGCGCGCGGCATGCGCTGTGAGCGGGACCGCAACGGCAACCTGTGGGCCTGGTGGGGGGAGCCGGGGCCCGGCGCGGTGGTCACCGGGAGCCATCTCGACAGCGTGCCGGGGGGTGGCGCGTACGACGGGCCGCTCGGGGTGGTGTCGGCGTTCCTCGCGATCGACGAGCTGAGGGAGCGCGGCGTGACGCCGGCCCGGCCGGTGGCCGTGGTGGACTTCGCCGACGAGGAAGGAGCGCGGTTCGGGGTGGCGTGCGTCGGCAGCCGGTTGCTCACCGGCCTGCTGGCCCCCGGCGACGCTCGCGCGCTGCGGGACGCCGGCGGGGTCACGCTGGCCGGTGCGATGCGCGCCGCCGGGGCCGACCCCGGCGTCATCGGCCGGGACGAGGAGGCGCTGGCACGCATCGGGGTGTTCGTCGAGCTGCACGTCGAGCAGGGCCGCGGCCTGGTGGACCTCGGTGTCCCGGTCGGGGTGGCGGCGGCGATCTGGCCGCACGGCCGGTGGCGGTTCACCTTCCACGGCTCGGCCGACCACGCGGGGACGACCCGCCTGGCCGACCGCCGCGACCCCATGCCGCCGTTCGCCGCGACCGTGCTGGCCGCGCGCGGCACCGCCGAGCGCCTCGGGGGCCTCGCGACGTTCGGCAAGGTGGCCGTCACCCCGAACGGCACCAACGCCATCGCGTCCCGTGTGGACGCCTGGCTCGACGCGCGCGCACCCGATGAGGACACCGTGCGCGGCGTCGTCGCGGAGGTGACCCGCGCGGCGGAGCACGCGTCCGCCGGACACGAGGTGCGGGTCGAGGTGGTGGCCGAGTCGTACACCCCGGTGGTCGAGTTCGACACCTCGCTGCGCGACCACCTGGCCGGGCTCCTCGGCGGGGTCCCCGCACTCCCCACCGGCGCCGGTCACGACGCCGGCATCCTGTCGGCGCACGTCCCCACGGCCATGCTGTTCGTCCGCAACCCCACCGGCACCAGCCACAGCCCCGCCGAGCACGCCACCGTCGCCGACTGCGTGGCCGGTGTGACCGCTCTGGCGGCGGTGATCGAGGATCTGGCCGCCGCTGAGGACGGCGGAGACTCCGAGCGGCGGGAAAACCCCGTTCACCGGGGATGA
- the hutI gene encoding imidazolonepropionase, with the protein MASLLVDGIGVLVTNGPGDGVVTDAALVVDDGVVVWAGERRGAPDGAEERVDAGGRAVVPGFVDSHAHLVFAGDRAEEFAARMQGRPYSAGGIRTTVAATRAASDDELAGNVRRLAEEAARAGTTTIECKSGYGLTVEDEVRSLRVARGFTEEGTFLGAHVVPPEYAGRADEYVDLVRGPMLEACAPYARWIDVFCERGAFDGEQTRAILEAGIAKGLVPRVHAGQLGEGPGVRIAVELGAASADHVTHLTDADVDALASSETVATLLPGAEFSTRSPYPDARRLLDAGVTVALASDCNPGSSYTTNMPFCMALGVREMRMTPDEALRAATVGGARALRRPDLGHLTPGARADFVLLDAPSPIHLAYRPGVPLVSRVWQAGREVR; encoded by the coding sequence GTGGCGTCTCTGCTGGTGGACGGGATCGGGGTGCTGGTCACCAACGGCCCCGGGGACGGGGTGGTGACGGACGCGGCGCTCGTGGTGGACGACGGGGTCGTGGTGTGGGCCGGGGAACGGCGCGGTGCGCCGGACGGGGCCGAGGAGAGGGTGGACGCCGGGGGGCGAGCCGTGGTTCCCGGCTTCGTGGACAGCCACGCGCATCTGGTGTTCGCCGGGGATCGGGCCGAGGAGTTCGCGGCGCGCATGCAGGGACGGCCCTACAGTGCCGGAGGCATCAGGACCACTGTGGCGGCGACGCGGGCCGCGTCCGACGACGAGCTGGCCGGGAACGTGCGGCGGCTGGCCGAGGAGGCGGCGCGGGCCGGGACGACGACGATCGAGTGCAAGTCCGGGTACGGGCTGACGGTCGAGGACGAGGTGCGGAGCCTGCGGGTGGCGCGCGGGTTCACCGAGGAGGGGACGTTCCTCGGGGCTCATGTGGTGCCGCCGGAGTATGCCGGTCGTGCGGACGAGTACGTCGATCTGGTGCGGGGGCCGATGCTGGAGGCCTGCGCGCCGTACGCCAGGTGGATCGACGTCTTCTGTGAGCGAGGCGCATTCGACGGGGAGCAGACCCGCGCCATCCTGGAGGCCGGGATCGCCAAGGGACTGGTGCCGCGGGTCCACGCCGGTCAGCTTGGTGAAGGCCCCGGCGTGCGGATCGCCGTGGAACTCGGAGCCGCGTCCGCCGACCACGTCACCCACCTGACCGACGCCGACGTGGACGCACTGGCCTCCAGCGAGACGGTCGCGACTCTTCTCCCTGGAGCCGAGTTCTCGACCCGTTCCCCCTACCCGGACGCACGGCGCCTCCTCGACGCCGGAGTGACCGTCGCACTGGCCTCCGACTGCAACCCCGGTTCCAGCTACACCACCAATATGCCGTTCTGCATGGCTCTCGGCGTCCGCGAGATGCGCATGACCCCGGACGAGGCCCTCCGCGCCGCCACCGTCGGCGGAGCCCGCGCACTGAGACGACCCGACCTCGGCCACCTCACCCCCGGCGCACGCGCCGACTTCGTCCTCCTCGACGCACCGTCCCCGATCCATCTGGCGTACCGGCCCGGCGTGCCTCTGGTGTCACGGGTATGGCAGGCGGGCCGCGAGGTCCGCTGA
- a CDS encoding formimidoylglutamate deiminase, which produces MPVYYADHAWLGGDAVVAGVVIEVTGEVITDVRVEAGGPPPGAVRLRGVTIPGLANAHSHAFHRALRGRTQRDRGTFWTWREQMYQVAGRLTPDGYLRLATAVYAEMALAGITCVGEFHYLHHDTEGRRYSSRNVMGEALIAAAAEAGIRVTLLDTCYLTGGFDVPLAGPQTRFTDLSATAWASRVDDLLDDVTTRGEAAGGPFGGHARVGAAVHSVRAVPADEIGTVAGWSRARGVPLHFHLSEQTAENDASQAAHGRTPAELLADRGAVGPASTAVHATHLTKNDIALLGGAGATVCACPTTERDLADGVGPLRTLADSGAPLSLGSDSHAVIDLFEEARAVELGERLVTLRRGHWPATDLLRAATETGHACLGWPEAGQIRPGAVADLVTLSLDSVRLAGADPAALAESVVFAATAADVREVVATGRHIVSDGRHVLGDVAGLLSAAVAEVVRD; this is translated from the coding sequence GTGCCGGTGTACTACGCGGATCACGCGTGGCTGGGTGGGGACGCGGTCGTCGCGGGGGTGGTGATCGAGGTCACCGGTGAGGTGATCACGGACGTGCGGGTGGAGGCCGGGGGACCGCCGCCGGGGGCCGTGCGGCTGCGCGGGGTGACGATCCCCGGGCTCGCCAACGCGCACTCGCACGCGTTCCATCGCGCGTTGCGGGGACGCACGCAGCGCGACCGGGGGACGTTCTGGACGTGGCGTGAGCAGATGTACCAGGTGGCGGGCCGGCTGACACCGGACGGCTACCTCCGGCTGGCCACGGCGGTGTACGCCGAGATGGCGCTCGCCGGGATCACGTGCGTCGGCGAGTTCCACTACCTGCACCACGACACCGAGGGACGCCGCTACTCGTCCCGCAACGTCATGGGTGAGGCGCTGATCGCCGCCGCCGCCGAGGCCGGCATCCGGGTCACGCTGCTCGACACCTGCTACCTGACCGGCGGCTTCGACGTGCCGCTCGCCGGGCCGCAGACGAGGTTCACCGACCTCAGCGCCACCGCCTGGGCCAGCCGTGTGGACGACCTCCTGGACGACGTCACCACCCGAGGCGAGGCCGCCGGCGGCCCGTTCGGCGGCCACGCGCGGGTCGGCGCCGCGGTGCACTCCGTCCGTGCCGTCCCCGCCGACGAGATCGGCACGGTGGCCGGGTGGTCCCGCGCTCGTGGCGTGCCGCTGCACTTCCACCTGTCGGAGCAGACCGCCGAGAACGACGCCAGCCAGGCCGCGCACGGCCGTACCCCCGCCGAACTGCTCGCCGACCGCGGCGCGGTCGGCCCCGCGTCGACCGCCGTCCACGCCACCCACCTCACCAAGAACGACATCGCGCTGCTCGGCGGCGCCGGCGCCACCGTCTGCGCCTGCCCCACCACCGAACGCGACCTCGCCGACGGCGTCGGCCCCCTGCGCACGCTGGCCGACTCCGGCGCTCCGCTGTCCCTCGGCAGCGACAGCCACGCCGTCATCGACCTGTTCGAAGAGGCCCGCGCCGTCGAGCTCGGCGAACGCCTGGTCACCCTCCGGCGCGGCCACTGGCCCGCCACCGACCTGCTCAGGGCCGCCACCGAGACCGGTCACGCCTGCCTCGGCTGGCCCGAGGCCGGCCAGATCCGTCCCGGCGCCGTGGCCGACCTCGTCACCCTGTCGCTCGACTCGGTCCGCCTGGCCGGCGCCGACCCCGCGGCCCTCGCCGAGTCCGTGGTCTTCGCCGCCACGGCCGCCGACGTCCGCGAGGTCGTCGCCACCGGCCGCCACATCGTGTCCGACGGCCGCCACGTGCTCGGGGACGTCGCGGGTCTGCTGTCGGCGGCGGTGGCGGAGGTCGTCCGCGACTGA